A single region of the Neotabrizicola shimadae genome encodes:
- the eno gene encoding phosphopyruvate hydratase, protein MSTIIDIHAREILDSRGNPTVEVDVTLESGAQGRAAVPSGASTGAHEAVERRDGDKSRYLGKGVLEAVAAVNGEIAEELVGYDALEQVGIDRTMIEMDGTPNKGRLGANAILGVSLAVAKAAAAFTAQPLYRYVGGTSARVLPVPMMNIINGGAHADNPIDIQEFMIIPVGAADIRDAVRMGSEVFHTLKKLLSGAGYNTGIGDEGGFAPAIQSTREALDFILKAIEKAGYKPAEDIYLALDCASTEYFKDGKYHLAGEGKVLSSVENVEYLAGLVSDYPIISIEDGMAEDDWEGWKMLTEVLGGKIQLVGDDLFVTNPRRLAEGIARGCANSMLVKVNQIGTLTETLQAVEMAHRARYTNVMSHRSGETEDSTIADLAVATNCGQIKTGSLSRSDRLAKYNQLIRIEEMLGETAEYAGRSILKA, encoded by the coding sequence ATGAGCACGATCATCGACATCCATGCCCGCGAGATCCTCGACAGCCGCGGCAACCCCACCGTCGAGGTGGACGTGACGCTGGAAAGCGGCGCGCAAGGCCGCGCTGCGGTGCCCTCGGGCGCCTCGACCGGCGCGCATGAGGCGGTGGAGCGCCGCGACGGCGACAAGTCGCGCTACCTGGGCAAAGGCGTGCTGGAGGCGGTGGCCGCCGTCAACGGCGAAATCGCCGAGGAACTGGTGGGCTACGACGCGTTGGAGCAGGTCGGCATCGACCGCACCATGATCGAGATGGACGGCACGCCGAACAAGGGCCGGCTTGGCGCGAACGCCATCCTCGGCGTCTCGCTGGCCGTGGCCAAGGCCGCCGCCGCCTTCACCGCGCAGCCGCTGTATCGCTATGTCGGGGGCACCTCGGCCCGCGTGCTGCCCGTGCCGATGATGAACATCATCAACGGTGGCGCCCATGCCGACAACCCGATCGACATCCAGGAATTCATGATCATACCGGTCGGCGCCGCCGACATCCGCGATGCGGTGCGCATGGGTTCGGAAGTGTTCCACACGCTGAAGAAGCTTCTCTCCGGCGCGGGCTACAACACCGGCATCGGCGACGAGGGCGGCTTCGCCCCGGCGATCCAGTCCACCCGCGAGGCGCTGGACTTCATCCTGAAGGCCATCGAGAAGGCCGGCTACAAGCCCGCCGAAGACATCTATCTGGCGCTCGACTGCGCCTCGACCGAATACTTCAAGGACGGCAAGTATCACCTTGCCGGCGAAGGCAAAGTGCTCTCTTCGGTCGAGAACGTCGAATACCTGGCCGGCCTTGTCTCGGACTATCCGATCATCTCGATCGAGGACGGCATGGCCGAAGATGACTGGGAAGGCTGGAAGATGCTGACCGAGGTTCTGGGCGGCAAGATCCAGCTGGTGGGCGACGATCTCTTCGTCACCAACCCGCGCCGCCTCGCCGAAGGCATCGCGCGCGGCTGCGCCAATTCCATGCTGGTGAAGGTCAACCAGATCGGCACCCTGACCGAGACTCTGCAGGCGGTCGAGATGGCCCACCGCGCCCGCTACACCAACGTGATGAGCCACCGCTCGGGCGAGACGGAAGACAGCACCATCGCCGACCTTGCCGTCGCCACCAACTGCGGCCAGATCAAGACCGGCTCGCTGTCGCGCTCGGACCGTCTGGCCAAGTACAACCAGCTGATCCGCATCGAGGAAATGCTGGGCGAGACCGCCGAATACGCCGGCCGGTCGATCCTGAAGGCATGA
- a CDS encoding DMT family transporter, which produces MPRHLAAPDASGNLRGILLMVASMALFAIEDMFLKLAAASLPVGQIIFVSGAFAIPVFWALARREGAPFLTRDLLHPALLLRNLGEVVGSLGYVAALAAVPLSTVSAVLQATPLAVTMGAALFLGERVGWRRWTAILVGFAGVLLVVQPGGAEFRPQALWVLVTVAGIALRDLATRAVPARITTHQISAWGVTSVALLGLAMMAITGKGQLPSLPETASLAGALVFGTSGYWAITAAMREGEVSVVSPFRYTRLVFAMSLGILVFAERPDALTLFGAAVIIGSGLYAFARERARKRALSQSPSAG; this is translated from the coding sequence ATGCCCCGCCACCTCGCCGCCCCGGATGCGTCGGGCAACCTGCGCGGCATCCTTCTCATGGTCGCCTCGATGGCCCTCTTCGCCATCGAGGACATGTTCCTCAAGCTCGCCGCCGCCAGCCTGCCGGTGGGCCAGATCATCTTCGTCTCGGGCGCCTTCGCCATCCCGGTCTTCTGGGCGCTCGCCCGACGCGAAGGCGCGCCCTTCCTCACCCGCGACCTGCTGCACCCCGCCCTCCTCTTGCGGAACCTGGGCGAGGTGGTGGGCTCGCTCGGCTATGTCGCCGCCCTCGCCGCCGTGCCCCTCTCCACCGTCTCGGCCGTGCTGCAGGCCACGCCGCTGGCCGTGACGATGGGCGCGGCCCTGTTCCTGGGCGAAAGGGTCGGCTGGCGGCGCTGGACCGCGATCCTCGTTGGCTTCGCCGGCGTCCTGCTGGTTGTGCAGCCGGGCGGCGCCGAGTTCCGCCCGCAGGCGCTGTGGGTCCTCGTCACCGTCGCCGGCATCGCGCTGCGCGACCTTGCCACCCGCGCCGTGCCCGCCCGCATCACCACCCACCAGATCAGCGCCTGGGGCGTGACCTCGGTGGCCCTCCTCGGCCTCGCCATGATGGCCATCACCGGCAAAGGGCAGCTGCCCAGCCTGCCCGAAACCGCCAGCCTCGCCGGCGCGCTGGTCTTCGGCACCTCGGGCTACTGGGCCATCACCGCCGCCATGCGCGAGGGCGAGGTCTCGGTCGTCTCGCCCTTCCGCTACACCCGCCTGGTCTTCGCCATGTCGCTCGGCATTCTCGTCTTCGCCGAACGCCCCGATGCCCTCACCCTGTTCGGCGCGGCGGTCATCATCGGTTCGGGCCTCTACGCCTTCGCCCGCGAACGCGCCCGCAAACGAGCGCTTTCCCAAAGCCCTTCCGCGGGGTAA
- a CDS encoding Fur family transcriptional regulator — protein sequence MTQDIIARCEARGLRMTDQRRIVARVVGEAEDHPDVEELYARAAKLDPRISLATVYRTVKLFEEAGILERLEFGDGRARYEDADRDHHDHLIDVATGEVIEFVDPEIEALQERIAARLGYQLIGHRLELLGRKKT from the coding sequence ATGACCCAGGACATCATCGCCCGCTGCGAGGCCCGTGGCCTGCGCATGACCGACCAGCGCCGGATCGTCGCCCGCGTGGTGGGCGAGGCCGAGGACCACCCCGACGTCGAGGAACTCTACGCCCGCGCCGCCAAGCTGGACCCCCGCATCTCGCTGGCCACCGTCTACCGGACGGTGAAGCTCTTCGAAGAGGCGGGCATCCTGGAACGGCTGGAATTCGGCGACGGTCGCGCCCGCTACGAGGACGCCGACCGCGACCACCACGACCACCTCATCGACGTCGCCACCGGCGAGGTCATCGAATTCGTCGACCCCGAGATCGAGGCACTTCAGGAGCGCATCGCCGCGCGCCTGGGCTACCAGCTCATCGGCCACCGCCTGGAACTGCTGGGCCGGAAGAAGACCTGA
- a CDS encoding DMT family transporter yields MQRKPALDGVGLAALLAVQALLAFNQIVVKLVNAGLQPVFFAGLRSVLAVFFVWAWLVWRGRPPRLSRAVWPTGLLIGAAFAGEFLSLFMALDLTSVGRASVLFYSMPLWFAVMAHFGLPGERITRMKAVGLLLAFAGTAVAILGRGAGEGGSLAGDVFGLLAALGWASTAYLARRPMMAKEGPEMQLFWMVLVSGPILLALAPAFGPLVRDFQPLHLAGLLFQASVVVAGGFIAWLWLLSVYPAAVVASFSFLTPLLAIGLDWLIFGTQPAPGLIVAAALVGAGITLINRKA; encoded by the coding sequence ATGCAGCGCAAACCGGCACTGGATGGCGTGGGGCTGGCGGCGCTTCTGGCGGTGCAGGCGCTTCTGGCCTTCAACCAGATCGTGGTGAAGCTGGTGAATGCCGGGTTGCAGCCGGTGTTCTTTGCCGGGCTGCGGTCGGTTCTGGCGGTGTTCTTCGTCTGGGCCTGGCTGGTCTGGCGCGGGCGTCCGCCGCGGCTGAGCCGGGCGGTCTGGCCCACGGGCCTGTTGATCGGGGCGGCCTTCGCGGGCGAGTTCCTGAGCCTTTTCATGGCGCTGGACCTGACCTCCGTGGGCCGCGCCAGCGTTCTGTTCTATTCCATGCCGCTCTGGTTTGCGGTGATGGCGCATTTCGGGCTGCCGGGCGAGCGCATCACCCGAATGAAGGCGGTGGGTCTGCTGCTGGCCTTTGCCGGCACGGCGGTGGCGATTCTTGGCCGTGGTGCCGGGGAAGGCGGGTCGTTGGCGGGCGATGTCTTCGGCCTGCTGGCCGCGCTGGGCTGGGCTTCGACTGCGTATCTTGCCCGCCGTCCGATGATGGCCAAGGAGGGGCCGGAGATGCAGCTGTTCTGGATGGTGCTGGTCTCGGGGCCGATCCTGCTGGCGCTGGCGCCGGCCTTCGGGCCATTGGTGCGGGACTTCCAACCGTTGCACCTGGCCGGTCTGCTGTTTCAGGCGAGCGTTGTGGTGGCCGGGGGCTTCATCGCCTGGCTGTGGCTGCTGTCCGTCTATCCGGCGGCTGTCGTGGCAAGCTTCTCGTTCCTGACACCCTTGCTGGCGATCGGGCTGGACTGGCTGATCTTCGGCACGCAGCCCGCACCGGGGCTGATCGTGGCGGCCGCCCTGGTGGGCGCCGGAATCACGCTGATCAATCGGAAGGCATAG